One window of the Petroclostridium xylanilyticum genome contains the following:
- the larB gene encoding nickel pincer cofactor biosynthesis protein LarB, which produces MDMERLRLLLENVKNGETDIDTALERLRTLPYEDLGYAKVDHHRAIRNGYPEVIYCPGKSLEHIKGIVKHMIEHKDNNILASRASREVYEAIKEVTEDVEYYELARTVVVKKRDIPKTKKKILVVTGGTADIPVAEEAAVTAETLGNTVERLYDVGVAGIHRLLSKTDVLMQANVLIVVAGMEGALASVVGGLVDKPVIAVPTSVGYGANFGGLSALLCMLNSCASGVGVVNIDNGFGAAYLASMINKISGE; this is translated from the coding sequence ATGGATATGGAAAGGCTGCGTTTGCTCCTGGAAAATGTAAAAAATGGAGAAACTGATATAGACACTGCATTGGAAAGGCTAAGGACACTTCCTTATGAAGATTTAGGATATGCCAAGGTAGACCATCATAGAGCGATAAGAAACGGCTATCCTGAAGTGATCTACTGTCCAGGTAAGTCTTTGGAACATATAAAAGGGATTGTAAAACATATGATAGAACACAAAGACAACAACATTCTTGCCAGCAGGGCGAGCAGAGAAGTGTATGAGGCAATTAAAGAGGTTACGGAAGATGTAGAATACTACGAACTTGCCAGGACAGTAGTTGTTAAGAAAAGAGATATACCAAAGACTAAGAAAAAGATATTGGTAGTAACCGGAGGTACTGCGGATATCCCGGTGGCGGAAGAAGCGGCAGTGACAGCCGAAACCCTGGGGAATACGGTTGAACGTCTCTATGATGTTGGTGTAGCAGGGATTCACCGTTTGCTTTCAAAAACCGATGTGCTCATGCAGGCCAATGTACTCATCGTAGTTGCAGGAATGGAAGGGGCCTTGGCCAGCGTAGTTGGGGGCTTGGTGGACAAGCCGGTGATTGCCGTACCTACCAGTGTAGGCTATGGTGCCAACTTTGGAGGCCTATCAGCGCTTTTATGTATGCTTAACAGCTGTGCAAGCGGGGTAGGTGTAGTGAATATAGATAATGGATTTGGGGCAGCCTATTTGGCGAGTATGATTAACAAAATTAGTGGGGAGTGA
- a CDS encoding sensor histidine kinase, with amino-acid sequence MYGEMVYHPDFSRIFNNTYDEKQLFNYFTDSAGVTSARFAGKDSLVQYSTIPYTNWKIVNVIPRDILMQKSFKLKRQTQIFGIIFIVLVVLMASYTSIYISTPITRLAKVVKKVELGDLSVRVSVDSKDEVGQLGVAFNNMLAQINNLMNKVYQEENKKREAELKALQAQINPHFLYNTLNTIKWMAVIQKADSISKMIVSLIKLLEFSGKRIGEFVSIEQELEHAKNYIFLQKIRYNDKFIVNYDIDEKLLHYKTIKLILQPIIENAIFHGIEPKGGVGTIQITLSQINDKLKFEIIDDGIGMDINIDKDRKFSGLGIENVNERLVRYFGEQSSLKIYSSINRGTKVMFYLPIIIDEGTGENA; translated from the coding sequence ATGTATGGTGAAATGGTGTATCATCCGGATTTCAGTAGAATCTTTAATAATACATATGATGAAAAACAGTTATTTAATTATTTTACAGACTCGGCAGGTGTTACCAGTGCAAGATTTGCTGGAAAGGATTCTTTAGTACAATATAGCACGATACCCTATACAAATTGGAAAATTGTCAATGTCATTCCAAGAGATATACTGATGCAAAAATCTTTCAAATTAAAAAGGCAAACACAAATATTTGGAATTATTTTTATTGTTCTGGTAGTGCTTATGGCTTCTTATACGTCTATTTATATTTCCACACCGATTACAAGACTAGCAAAAGTTGTAAAAAAAGTAGAGCTTGGAGATTTAAGTGTAAGGGTAAGTGTAGATTCAAAAGACGAAGTGGGGCAGCTTGGCGTGGCATTTAATAATATGCTTGCCCAGATCAATAATTTAATGAATAAGGTTTATCAGGAAGAGAATAAAAAAAGAGAAGCCGAATTAAAAGCCTTACAAGCTCAAATAAATCCCCATTTTCTTTATAATACGCTCAATACTATCAAGTGGATGGCAGTAATACAAAAGGCTGACAGCATAAGTAAAATGATTGTTTCGTTAATAAAACTTCTTGAGTTCAGTGGAAAAAGAATTGGAGAATTTGTTTCTATAGAACAAGAGCTGGAACACGCTAAAAATTATATATTCCTGCAAAAAATCCGTTATAATGATAAATTTATAGTTAATTACGACATTGATGAAAAATTGTTGCACTATAAAACAATTAAGCTAATTCTACAGCCAATTATTGAAAATGCTATTTTTCATGGAATTGAGCCTAAGGGTGGTGTAGGAACAATACAAATTACGTTATCGCAGATAAATGATAAACTAAAATTTGAGATTATTGATGATGGTATTGGTATGGATATTAATATTGATAAAGATAGAAAATTTTCCGGATTAGGTATTGAGAACGTAAATGAAAGATTGGTTAGATATTTTGGAGAGCAATCCAGCCTGAAAATATATAGTAGTATCAATAGAGGAACAAAAGTAATGTTTTATCTGCCAATAATTATCGATGAAGGGACGGGTGAAAATGCATAA
- the larC gene encoding nickel pincer cofactor biosynthesis protein LarC — MKVLYFDCFAGISGDMTLGALLDLGVDKDVLLNELNKLNVSGFTIDISRAKKNGIEGMNVDIRLDAHNHKHEHRNLHDIEKIIDESALDENVKKISKAMFMKVAQAEAKIHGTTIENIHFHEVGALDSIVDIVGVAICMNMLKVDKVISSPLHDGTGFVKCQHGLIPIPAPAVLEILREASVPFYSTGIKNELVTPTGAAIIATLAEEFGNMPEMVVEKVGYGAGKRNMEIPNLLRVTLGEVKKKITPNDEVIVMESNIDDMTGEVAGYVMEKLFSAGALDVFYTPIYMKKNRPAVKLTVICSQEKLGAIEHIILSETSTIGIRKYKTERICMDRKIITVNTPYGLARVKVSSLGDIEKYAPEYEDCKKLAQIAHLPLKDIYEMVNANIKASDAQA; from the coding sequence ATGAAGGTACTATATTTTGACTGTTTCGCCGGTATCAGCGGCGATATGACATTAGGTGCATTGCTTGACTTAGGGGTAGACAAGGATGTGCTTTTAAATGAATTAAATAAATTAAACGTAAGCGGTTTTACAATTGATATTTCTAGAGCAAAAAAGAATGGGATAGAAGGGATGAATGTTGATATAAGGCTTGATGCACACAATCATAAGCATGAGCACAGAAACCTGCATGATATTGAAAAAATAATAGATGAGAGTGCTCTGGATGAAAATGTAAAAAAAATAAGTAAAGCAATGTTTATGAAGGTGGCGCAGGCTGAAGCAAAAATACATGGTACCACTATAGAAAATATCCATTTTCATGAAGTAGGTGCACTGGATTCGATAGTGGACATAGTTGGTGTAGCGATTTGCATGAATATGTTAAAAGTAGATAAAGTGATCAGCTCACCCTTGCATGATGGGACAGGTTTTGTCAAATGCCAGCACGGTTTAATACCTATTCCAGCCCCTGCAGTGCTGGAAATTCTGCGTGAAGCATCAGTGCCATTTTATTCAACAGGCATTAAAAACGAGCTGGTCACACCTACCGGGGCTGCAATTATTGCTACTTTGGCTGAAGAATTTGGCAATATGCCAGAGATGGTTGTAGAAAAAGTAGGCTATGGCGCAGGCAAGCGCAATATGGAAATTCCAAACCTCTTACGAGTAACCCTCGGAGAGGTCAAAAAAAAAATAACTCCTAATGATGAAGTAATCGTAATGGAAAGTAACATTGACGACATGACCGGTGAGGTTGCCGGGTATGTAATGGAGAAACTTTTTAGCGCTGGTGCATTGGATGTATTCTATACGCCCATATATATGAAGAAGAACCGCCCTGCAGTAAAATTAACAGTAATATGTTCGCAGGAAAAACTTGGAGCCATTGAGCATATTATTTTAAGTGAAACCTCAACCATAGGGATACGAAAATATAAAACTGAAAGGATATGTATGGACAGAAAAATCATTACTGTGAATACTCCTTATGGTCTGGCAAGAGTGAAAGTATCCAGTCTGGGAGATATAGAGAAATATGCTCCAGAATATGAGGATTGCAAAAAGCTTGCGCAGATAGCACATTTACCTTTAAAAGATATATATGAAATGGTAAATGCAAATATTAAAGCAAGTGATGCGCAAGCGTAG
- the larE gene encoding ATP-dependent sacrificial sulfur transferase LarE produces the protein MDLQRKYNHLKQYIKNLGSLCIAFSGGVDSTFLLAAAHEVLEDKAMAVTVRSSMYTKREYDEAKQFAAGLGVKHIIIDADEYSVKEFVENTKDRCYFCKHAIFTKIKEIAVQNGINYVADGSNADDSNDFRPGMKAIKELQVISPLKFAQLTKQEIRELSRQMNLPTWDRPSFACLASRIPYGIRITREKLAMIERGEEYLMDLGFKQFRVRHHGDIARIEVLPEDRQRFFNEKFLNDIVKEFKAIGFTYVALDLEGYRTGSMNEVLTEEEKKI, from the coding sequence TTGGATTTACAAAGAAAATATAATCATTTAAAACAATACATAAAGAATCTTGGAAGCTTATGTATAGCTTTTTCCGGTGGAGTTGACAGTACTTTTTTATTGGCAGCAGCCCATGAAGTATTGGAAGATAAAGCCATGGCTGTAACCGTTCGGTCTTCAATGTACACAAAAAGGGAATATGATGAAGCTAAACAATTTGCTGCAGGATTAGGTGTCAAACACATCATCATTGATGCAGATGAATACAGTGTAAAAGAATTTGTAGAAAACACAAAGGATAGATGCTATTTTTGCAAACATGCAATATTTACAAAAATTAAAGAGATTGCTGTGCAAAATGGAATTAATTATGTGGCAGACGGCTCCAATGCAGATGATAGCAATGACTTCCGTCCTGGAATGAAAGCTATTAAGGAATTACAAGTGATAAGCCCATTAAAATTTGCCCAGCTTACGAAACAGGAGATCAGGGAACTATCCAGGCAGATGAATCTCCCGACATGGGACAGGCCCTCCTTTGCCTGCCTTGCTTCAAGAATTCCCTACGGGATAAGGATTACCCGTGAAAAGCTAGCTATGATAGAACGAGGAGAAGAATACCTGATGGATTTAGGGTTTAAACAATTCCGTGTAAGACACCACGGTGATATTGCCAGGATAGAAGTATTACCTGAGGATAGGCAGAGATTCTTCAATGAAAAATTCCTTAATGATATAGTAAAAGAATTCAAAGCAATAGGGTTTACCTACGTCGCACTGGATCTTGAAGGATACAGGACAGGTAGTATGAATGAAGTATTAACAGAAGAGGAAAAGAAAATTTAA
- a CDS encoding FadR/GntR family transcriptional regulator — protein sequence MGIKPIKRTNISNKVFEQLRDQIITGEWKPGIKIPSENELAQQLNVSRITVRQALQKLTTLGLLETRPGEGSYVKELSPGIYMNSLIPLVFLGDAATMEVLEFRQVIEVETAGLAAVKATKEDIDKLEKILEKMHEYKNDPEEFAAEDLNFHKTLAEITKNSLIIQVNYIIKDILSISMKDIVKTLGSDIGLYYHEKIIEALKTKDRAKARQIMEEHVLTTMENMLQKKNKNNTSNS from the coding sequence ATGGGAATAAAACCAATTAAGCGTACTAATATTAGTAACAAAGTTTTTGAACAACTAAGAGATCAGATTATTACGGGGGAATGGAAACCTGGAATTAAAATTCCATCTGAGAATGAACTTGCTCAACAATTAAATGTAAGCCGGATTACAGTTAGACAGGCTTTACAAAAATTAACAACTCTAGGATTGCTGGAAACACGTCCTGGAGAAGGCTCTTATGTAAAAGAATTGTCTCCGGGTATATATATGAACTCTTTAATACCTTTAGTTTTTCTTGGTGATGCTGCTACAATGGAAGTATTAGAGTTTAGGCAGGTCATTGAAGTTGAAACGGCTGGCTTAGCAGCTGTAAAAGCAACTAAAGAAGATATAGATAAGCTTGAAAAGATTTTAGAAAAAATGCATGAATATAAAAATGATCCTGAAGAATTTGCTGCTGAAGATTTAAACTTTCATAAGACTTTAGCTGAAATTACTAAAAACTCGTTAATCATACAAGTAAATTATATTATTAAAGATATTCTAAGTATTTCCATGAAAGATATAGTAAAAACTTTAGGATCTGATATTGGTTTGTATTATCATGAAAAGATAATTGAAGCATTAAAGACAAAAGATAGGGCTAAAGCTAGACAAATAATGGAAGAACACGTATTAACAACTATGGAAAATATGTTACAAAAGAAAAATAAAAATAATACATCAAACAGTTAA
- a CDS encoding transketolase, which produces MVSKELVEAIEKKALQLREDIVDMIGVGKVGHLGGSCSCADIVAALYFHKMKVDPKNPTNENRDRFLLSKGHAALVQYAALAELGHFPKDELKKVKTLGSMLQGHPDMTKTPGIEANTGSLGQGLSIANGMALGLRLDGKKNKVYVIIGDGELAEGQIWEAAMAAANFKIDNLVAIVDRNKLQATGPIKERFDTNPIAPKWEAFGWNVIEIDGHNVEQIIEALDKADEVKGKPTVIIAETIKGKYISFAENNAAFHNGAMTQEQYETAKKDLEKLKV; this is translated from the coding sequence ATGGTATCTAAAGAACTGGTAGAAGCAATAGAAAAAAAAGCCTTGCAGTTAAGAGAAGATATTGTAGACATGATTGGTGTGGGGAAGGTAGGCCATCTTGGGGGTTCCTGTTCCTGTGCTGATATTGTGGCCGCTTTATATTTTCATAAGATGAAAGTAGACCCTAAAAATCCAACTAATGAGAATAGAGACAGATTTCTGCTTAGTAAAGGGCACGCAGCCTTGGTGCAATATGCCGCTTTAGCGGAATTAGGGCATTTCCCAAAAGATGAGCTGAAGAAAGTAAAAACATTAGGTTCCATGCTCCAAGGACATCCGGACATGACAAAAACACCAGGGATAGAAGCAAACACTGGATCTCTCGGTCAGGGCCTGTCCATCGCCAATGGAATGGCACTGGGACTTAGATTGGATGGCAAAAAGAATAAAGTCTATGTCATCATAGGGGATGGGGAACTGGCAGAAGGACAAATCTGGGAAGCAGCAATGGCAGCTGCAAACTTTAAGATTGATAACCTGGTAGCCATTGTAGATAGAAATAAGCTGCAGGCAACCGGGCCTATAAAAGAAAGGTTCGACACAAACCCTATTGCTCCCAAATGGGAAGCTTTTGGATGGAACGTAATAGAAATAGACGGTCACAATGTTGAACAAATCATAGAGGCATTAGACAAAGCAGATGAAGTAAAAGGGAAACCAACTGTGATAATTGCTGAAACTATCAAAGGAAAATATATCTCCTTTGCGGAAAACAATGCAGCATTTCATAATGGTGCAATGACTCAGGAACAATATGAAACGGCTAAAAAAGACCTGGAAAAGTTAAAGGTGTGA
- a CDS encoding transketolase family protein: protein MSTKSLRIAYGEALVELGKENKNIVVLEADLGKSTMSCLFQQEFPERYFEMGIAEQNMASTAAGLALTGKIPFINSFAVFASGRAYDQLRQTISIAKLNVKICGSSSGLSDFGDGSTHQAIEDMAIMRAIPNMTVLVPVDAVETKKMVEAMVNYPGPVYIRINRNDLPIYTSEEGEYEIGRLYPIKDGKDVVIFANGVMVSKAVEAAEQLEQEGISAKVVNVSTVKPLDQQAVIEMARGCKAVVTAEEHSIIGGLGSAIAEALRMETNLPIEFVGIKDSFGTSASNYDELLEYYGLTSKAIVDAVKKIANK, encoded by the coding sequence ATGAGTACAAAAAGCCTAAGAATTGCCTATGGGGAAGCGCTAGTTGAGCTTGGAAAAGAAAACAAAAATATAGTAGTGTTGGAAGCAGATTTGGGAAAATCCACAATGTCCTGTTTATTTCAGCAAGAATTCCCGGAAAGATATTTTGAAATGGGAATAGCTGAGCAGAATATGGCCTCTACAGCAGCGGGACTGGCGCTAACAGGAAAAATCCCATTTATCAATTCCTTTGCTGTATTTGCATCAGGAAGAGCCTATGACCAACTAAGACAAACCATCTCCATCGCTAAGCTAAACGTGAAGATATGCGGATCAAGTTCCGGACTTTCTGATTTTGGTGACGGTTCAACCCACCAGGCAATAGAAGATATGGCAATCATGAGGGCAATTCCCAATATGACGGTATTGGTACCGGTGGATGCCGTAGAAACCAAAAAAATGGTAGAAGCAATGGTAAATTACCCTGGACCTGTCTACATAAGAATTAACAGGAATGACTTGCCTATCTATACAAGTGAAGAAGGAGAATATGAAATAGGCAGGCTATACCCAATAAAAGATGGGAAAGACGTAGTGATATTTGCAAACGGTGTGATGGTATCCAAGGCAGTGGAAGCAGCTGAGCAGTTAGAACAAGAAGGAATATCAGCCAAGGTAGTCAATGTAAGCACAGTAAAGCCGTTAGACCAACAAGCAGTAATAGAGATGGCAAGGGGATGCAAGGCAGTAGTAACGGCAGAAGAACATAGTATCATAGGGGGCCTGGGCAGTGCTATTGCTGAGGCTCTAAGGATGGAGACTAACCTGCCAATAGAATTTGTAGGGATAAAAGACAGCTTCGGAACCTCGGCAAGTAACTATGATGAGCTGTTAGAATATTACGGTTTAACTTCTAAAGCAATCGTAGATGCTGTGAAAAAAATAGCTAACAAATAA
- a CDS encoding ABC transporter substrate-binding protein, producing MRKVKLLLLPILIFSFIALNFNGCTKKALTKVRVNEVTHSIFYAPQYVAISQGFFKEEGLEIELTNGGGADKVMTALLSGQCDIGFMGPEATLYVYNQGKEDHPVNFSQLTKRDGSFLLARKPDPNFTWDKVKDKHIIAGRKGGMPEMTLEYVIRKHGMIPNKDVKCDTTVQFNLMAGAFTGGTGDYVALFEPTASMLEKEGKGYIVASIGKDSGELPYTVYSAKKSYIKKNKDIIQKFTNAIYKGQLWVEKHSYEEIAKSIKPFFPDAKDDLLVTVVKRYKDQDTWAKDPILKPEALDLLQKIISEAGELDKKVPYNKVVTTEFAEKAIKKVK from the coding sequence ATGAGAAAAGTAAAATTATTATTACTTCCTATCTTAATTTTCAGTTTTATTGCTCTAAACTTTAACGGATGCACTAAGAAAGCTTTAACCAAAGTAAGAGTTAATGAAGTTACTCACTCTATCTTCTATGCACCCCAATATGTTGCCATCAGCCAGGGATTCTTCAAGGAAGAGGGATTGGAAATTGAACTTACCAATGGCGGCGGTGCTGACAAAGTTATGACCGCATTGCTGTCAGGACAGTGCGACATTGGTTTTATGGGTCCGGAGGCAACATTATATGTTTACAACCAGGGTAAAGAAGACCATCCTGTTAACTTTTCCCAGTTAACAAAGAGGGATGGTTCTTTCTTACTAGCAAGAAAACCTGATCCTAACTTTACCTGGGATAAGGTAAAAGACAAACATATTATTGCAGGCAGAAAAGGCGGCATGCCTGAGATGACTCTGGAATACGTCATCCGTAAACACGGCATGATACCTAACAAGGATGTAAAATGCGACACAACTGTTCAATTTAACCTGATGGCTGGTGCATTTACCGGTGGGACCGGGGACTATGTTGCACTGTTTGAACCTACAGCTAGCATGTTAGAAAAGGAAGGCAAAGGTTATATCGTAGCATCTATTGGTAAAGACAGTGGTGAACTGCCTTATACAGTTTACTCTGCAAAGAAAAGTTACATAAAGAAAAACAAAGACATCATTCAGAAATTTACCAATGCTATATATAAAGGTCAACTATGGGTTGAAAAGCACTCCTATGAAGAAATTGCAAAATCTATCAAACCTTTCTTCCCGGATGCAAAGGATGATTTATTAGTAACAGTTGTAAAGAGATATAAAGACCAGGATACATGGGCAAAAGATCCAATATTAAAACCGGAAGCTCTTGACCTGCTCCAAAAAATCATTTCAGAAGCTGGAGAGCTTGATAAGAAAGTTCCTTATAATAAGGTTGTAACAACTGAATTCGCTGAAAAAGCTATAAAGAAAGTTAAATAA
- a CDS encoding zinc-dependent alcohol dehydrogenase yields the protein MKALVYHGPEDLRWEDIDDVRPGKDEVLIKIKAVGICGSDVHGFLGITGRRIPPMVMGHEFSGVIQEVGEGVATLRVGDRVAPYPVIFCGECEFCKQGKTHICLNKRSLGVLDCNGAMAEYICVPAKLIFKLADNVSYNAGSMIEPMAVAYRGVNTAGELNGKNVLIVGAGTIGLLVLVIVKMRNPAKVFVSDLSDSRLSVAKAMGADFVINPSKDNISDIIKAETGGLGADFAFEAVGATSTVQQAMASLKIGGTAVWIGNSARMVNINMQEIVTRELKVFGTFIYTFQEFGEVVDLLSSGKLNVEPMISLTAPMEKGVELFKQLAKDPGPLIKVILTD from the coding sequence ATGAAAGCATTAGTTTACCATGGCCCGGAAGACCTAAGATGGGAAGATATAGATGATGTACGTCCTGGTAAAGATGAAGTGTTGATAAAAATAAAGGCTGTGGGAATATGTGGTTCAGACGTACACGGGTTTTTGGGCATAACAGGAAGAAGAATTCCACCTATGGTAATGGGACATGAGTTTTCCGGGGTAATTCAGGAAGTAGGTGAAGGGGTTGCCACATTAAGAGTAGGGGACAGGGTTGCACCATATCCAGTTATTTTTTGTGGAGAGTGTGAGTTTTGTAAGCAAGGTAAAACTCATATTTGCCTCAATAAAAGGTCATTGGGTGTATTGGACTGCAATGGAGCAATGGCAGAGTATATATGTGTTCCTGCTAAGCTGATTTTTAAGCTTGCTGACAATGTATCCTATAATGCAGGTTCCATGATCGAACCTATGGCAGTTGCTTACAGAGGTGTAAATACTGCTGGAGAGCTCAACGGCAAGAATGTTCTGATTGTAGGTGCAGGAACGATAGGGCTGCTTGTCTTGGTGATTGTCAAGATGCGCAATCCAGCCAAAGTATTTGTTTCAGATTTGAGTGATAGCAGACTGAGTGTCGCCAAGGCAATGGGAGCAGATTTTGTAATTAATCCATCTAAAGATAATATCAGCGATATTATTAAGGCTGAAACTGGCGGATTAGGTGCAGATTTTGCTTTTGAGGCAGTAGGGGCCACTTCGACAGTGCAGCAGGCGATGGCCAGCTTAAAAATTGGTGGGACGGCTGTATGGATTGGAAACTCTGCCAGGATGGTCAATATCAATATGCAGGAAATTGTAACAAGAGAGCTGAAGGTATTTGGTACTTTTATTTATACCTTCCAGGAATTTGGAGAAGTTGTGGATCTGTTGAGCAGCGGTAAACTTAATGTTGAACCTATGATAAGCCTTACAGCACCTATGGAAAAAGGGGTTGAACTCTTTAAACAATTGGCAAAAGATCCTGGTCCATTGATTAAAGTTATTTTAACCGACTAG
- the garR gene encoding 2-hydroxy-3-oxopropionate reductase produces the protein MLKHTTRRHKNMKIGFIGLGIMGKPMSKNLLKAGYDLVVYDINKEAVAEVTAAGAKEGRSAKDVAGQCEYIITMLPNSPHVKAVVLGENGVLEGAKPGSILIDMSSIAPMVSKEIAAKLAEKGMEMLDAPVSGGEPKAIDGTLSIMVGGKKEVFDKCYDILSKMGASVVLCGEIGAGNITKLANQIIVALNIAAMSEALVLGTKAGVDPEAIYKAIRGGLAGSTVLDAKAPMVMKGNFKPGFRIDLHIKDLANAIETGREVGVPLMLTSQVMEILQALKVDGKGQHDHGGIIQFYEKLAKVEVRK, from the coding sequence ATTCTAAAACACACAACAAGGAGGCATAAAAACATGAAAATAGGGTTTATAGGACTTGGAATTATGGGAAAACCCATGTCAAAAAATTTGTTAAAAGCAGGTTATGACCTTGTGGTATACGACATTAATAAAGAAGCAGTAGCGGAAGTGACCGCAGCAGGAGCAAAAGAAGGAAGGTCCGCAAAGGATGTTGCAGGACAATGTGAATACATTATTACCATGCTGCCAAATTCTCCTCATGTGAAAGCAGTAGTATTAGGGGAGAACGGTGTGCTGGAAGGTGCTAAACCGGGAAGCATCTTAATTGATATGAGCTCCATTGCGCCAATGGTCTCTAAAGAAATAGCAGCAAAATTAGCAGAAAAAGGGATGGAAATGCTGGATGCTCCAGTAAGTGGGGGAGAGCCGAAAGCAATTGATGGAACACTATCCATCATGGTGGGAGGAAAAAAAGAAGTATTTGATAAATGTTATGACATCTTAAGCAAAATGGGTGCATCAGTAGTGCTTTGTGGTGAAATCGGAGCAGGAAATATTACAAAGCTTGCAAACCAGATTATTGTAGCATTAAACATTGCGGCCATGTCAGAAGCTTTAGTACTGGGCACAAAAGCAGGAGTAGACCCGGAAGCGATTTATAAAGCGATCCGGGGAGGACTTGCCGGAAGTACAGTATTAGATGCAAAAGCGCCAATGGTAATGAAAGGCAACTTCAAACCTGGATTTAGAATTGATTTACATATAAAAGATCTGGCAAATGCAATCGAAACAGGGAGAGAAGTAGGTGTACCGCTTATGCTTACCAGTCAGGTAATGGAAATACTACAAGCATTAAAAGTAGATGGTAAAGGACAACACGACCACGGTGGTATTATTCAGTTCTATGAAAAACTTGCTAAAGTAGAGGTAAGAAAGTAA
- a CDS encoding glycosidase: MSKEFFNERLSLLVKKHKELVERKNVKVEGGNGIFDRYKYPVLTAEHTPLFWRYDLDYHTNPYLMERLGINCVFNPGAIEIDGKFYLVARVEGTDRKSFFAVAESDNGIDNFKFWDYPIVMPETDDPDINVYDMRVVKHEDGWIYGLFCTERKDPDAPKTDTSSAVAQCGIARTKDLKTWERLDDIKTKSPQQRNVVLHPEFVNGKYAFYTRPQDGFIDAGSGGGIGWGLSNSIEHAVIDEEIIVDDRQYHTVKEVKNGQGPAPIKTEKGWLHIAHGVRNTAAGLRYVLYAFLSKLDQPEKVIHRPGGYFIAPEGEERIGDVSNVVFCNGAIARENGDVYIYYASSDTRIHVATTTIDKLLDYVTNTPEDPLRSYACVAQRNELITKNLELLKKTDDELLKSVI; encoded by the coding sequence ATGAGTAAAGAATTTTTCAATGAAAGATTAAGTTTGCTGGTAAAAAAGCATAAAGAACTTGTAGAAAGAAAAAATGTAAAAGTTGAGGGTGGAAACGGAATTTTTGACAGGTATAAGTATCCTGTGCTTACTGCAGAACATACTCCATTATTTTGGCGTTATGACCTTGATTACCATACAAACCCTTACCTGATGGAACGTTTGGGTATTAATTGTGTTTTCAATCCCGGAGCCATTGAAATAGACGGTAAGTTTTATCTTGTTGCCAGAGTAGAAGGGACAGACCGAAAATCTTTCTTTGCTGTAGCTGAAAGTGATAACGGTATTGATAATTTTAAATTCTGGGATTATCCTATTGTAATGCCCGAAACAGATGACCCCGATATTAATGTTTATGATATGAGAGTGGTAAAACACGAAGATGGATGGATTTATGGTTTGTTCTGCACCGAGAGAAAAGACCCCGATGCTCCCAAAACTGACACTTCCAGTGCTGTAGCCCAGTGTGGAATTGCCAGGACGAAAGATCTTAAAACCTGGGAAAGACTTGACGATATAAAAACAAAATCCCCGCAGCAGCGTAATGTTGTACTGCACCCCGAATTTGTAAACGGGAAATATGCTTTTTACACCCGTCCTCAAGACGGATTCATAGATGCGGGCTCCGGCGGAGGAATCGGCTGGGGACTCAGCAACAGCATTGAACATGCCGTGATTGATGAAGAAATCATTGTAGATGACAGGCAGTATCATACTGTCAAGGAAGTAAAGAATGGCCAGGGTCCGGCACCAATCAAGACAGAGAAAGGCTGGCTGCATATTGCCCATGGGGTAAGAAACACTGCTGCCGGATTGCGTTATGTGTTGTATGCCTTTTTATCCAAGCTGGACCAGCCGGAAAAGGTTATTCACCGGCCCGGGGGGTATTTCATTGCTCCGGAGGGAGAAGAACGTATTGGAGACGTATCCAATGTGGTGTTCTGCAACGGGGCTATTGCCAGAGAAAATGGAGATGTATATATTTACTATGCATCATCCGATACCCGAATTCACGTGGCGACTACTACAATTGATAAATTGCTTGACTATGTCACCAATACTCCGGAAGATCCGCTGCGCTCCTATGCATGTGTAGCCCAGCGTAATGAGCTGATTACAAAAAATCTGGAATTGCTAAAGAAAACTGATGATGAACTACTAAAAAGTGTGATATAG